Proteins from a genomic interval of Clostridium sp. AN503:
- the uvrC gene encoding excinuclease ABC subunit UvrC, with translation MFNIEEELKKLPAQPGVYIMHDEKDEIIYVGKAISLKNRVRQYFQSSRNKTAKIEQMVSRIARFEYIVTDSELEALVLECNLIKEHQPRYNTMLKDDKAYPYIRVTVGEEFPRVMFARTMKKDKSKYFGPYTSAGAVKDTIDLIHKLYKIRTCNRSLPKDIGKDRPCLNYHIKQCDAPCQGYIDQAAYAENVNQALEFLNGRYDNLLRTLEDRMKAASDAMDFEKAIEYRELLTSVKKVAQKQKITSSSMEDRDIIALAKDDRDAVVQVFFVREGKLIGRDHFRVTIATAENTGQILTSFVKQFYAGTPFLPKELWVQEELEDSEVIGQWLSARKGQKVRIVVPKKGEKERLVELAEKNAALVLAQDNERIKREELRTIGAMNQVAGWLGLDSVRRMEAFDISNISGYESVGSMVVFENGKPKRSDYRKFRIKTVIGPNDYASMKEVLTRRFTHGLEEIDQIKEKGVDEKFGSFTRFPDLLMMDGGRGQVNIALEVLHELNLDIPVCGMVKDDNHRTRGLYYQNVEIPIDRHSEGFRLITRIQDEAHRFAIEYHRSLRSKSQVRSILDDIPGIGDTRRKALMRQFKSLDAVKEATVEELSQAPGMNRRAAESVWGFFHGQHQADAVIVEEQGAMMTEQA, from the coding sequence TTGTTTAACATCGAGGAAGAACTGAAGAAGCTCCCGGCCCAGCCGGGAGTTTATATCATGCATGATGAAAAGGATGAGATCATCTATGTGGGCAAGGCCATCAGCTTAAAGAACCGGGTGCGCCAATATTTCCAGAGCAGCAGGAACAAGACCGCAAAGATCGAGCAGATGGTGTCCCGGATCGCGCGGTTTGAATATATTGTCACCGATTCGGAGCTGGAAGCGCTGGTTCTGGAGTGCAACCTGATCAAGGAGCATCAGCCCCGCTACAATACCATGCTGAAGGATGACAAGGCATATCCTTATATCAGGGTGACGGTCGGAGAGGAGTTTCCAAGGGTCATGTTCGCCAGGACCATGAAGAAGGATAAGAGCAAATATTTTGGCCCCTATACCAGCGCCGGGGCAGTAAAAGACACGATAGACCTGATCCACAAGTTGTACAAGATCCGTACCTGCAACCGCAGCCTGCCCAAAGATATCGGGAAGGACCGTCCCTGCTTGAACTATCATATCAAGCAGTGCGACGCTCCCTGCCAGGGCTATATCGATCAGGCGGCTTACGCGGAGAATGTGAACCAGGCTCTGGAATTTTTAAACGGACGATATGATAATCTCCTGCGGACTCTGGAGGACCGGATGAAGGCCGCTTCAGACGCTATGGATTTTGAGAAGGCCATCGAGTACCGGGAGCTTTTGACCAGTGTGAAAAAGGTGGCGCAGAAGCAGAAGATCACCAGCAGCAGTATGGAGGACCGGGATATCATCGCCCTGGCGAAGGATGACCGGGACGCGGTGGTGCAGGTGTTTTTTGTGCGGGAGGGCAAGCTGATCGGAAGGGATCATTTCCGGGTGACTATTGCCACCGCGGAGAATACCGGACAGATCCTCACCAGCTTTGTAAAGCAGTTTTATGCCGGCACCCCGTTCCTTCCCAAGGAGTTGTGGGTGCAGGAAGAACTGGAGGACAGCGAGGTCATCGGCCAGTGGCTCAGTGCAAGAAAGGGGCAGAAGGTCCGGATCGTGGTGCCGAAAAAAGGCGAGAAGGAACGGCTGGTGGAACTGGCGGAGAAGAATGCGGCTTTGGTGCTGGCCCAGGACAATGAGCGGATCAAGCGGGAAGAACTGCGCACCATCGGCGCCATGAACCAGGTGGCGGGATGGCTGGGACTTGATTCCGTGCGGCGTATGGAGGCGTTTGATATTTCCAACATTTCCGGCTACGAATCGGTAGGCTCCATGGTGGTATTTGAAAACGGCAAGCCCAAGCGCAGCGATTACCGCAAATTCCGGATCAAGACCGTGATAGGACCCAATGATTATGCTTCCATGAAGGAGGTGCTGACCAGAAGATTTACCCACGGCCTGGAGGAGATCGACCAGATAAAGGAAAAGGGTGTGGATGAGAAATTCGGCAGCTTTACCCGTTTCCCGGATCTGCTCATGATGGACGGTGGAAGAGGACAGGTCAATATCGCCCTGGAAGTGCTTCATGAACTGAACCTGGACATCCCGGTCTGCGGCATGGTAAAAGACGACAACCACCGTACAAGAGGACTGTATTACCAGAATGTGGAGATCCCCATTGACCGGCATTCAGAAGGGTTCCGGCTGATCACACGGATCCAGGATGAGGCTCACCGGTTTGCGATCGAATATCACCGGAGCCTGCGCAGCAAGAGCCAGGTGCGCTCTATCCTGGATGATATCCCGGGGATTGGGGATACCAGAAGGAAGGCGCTGATGCGGCAGTTTAAGTCTTTGGATGCGGTGAAGGAGGCGACCGTAGAAGAGCTTTCCCAGGCGCCGGGGATGAACCGGCGTGCGGCGGAGAGTGTCTGGGGATTCTTCCACGGGCAGCACCAGGCGGACGCGGTGATCGTGGAGGAGCAGGGAGCGATGATGACGGAGCAGGCATAA
- the hprK gene encoding HPr(Ser) kinase/phosphatase has product MYGVTITELIEKMNLKNILPDIDTDKVVLSHPDVNRPALQLAGFFDHFDRERVQIIGYVEQEYIKTLQRERKVEVYEKLLSSEIPCVLYSRGQMPDEDMQDLCAHYQVPCLVSEKSTSDLMAEVIRWLKVKLAPCISIHGVLVDVFGEGVLIMGESGIGKSEAALELIKRGHRLVTDDVVEIRKVSDETLVGSAPDITKHFIELRGIGIIDVKALFGVESVKDTQNIDMVIKLEDWDKDKEYDRLGLEDQYTEFLGNRVVCHNIPIRPGRNLAIIVESASVNYRQKKMGYNAAQELYNRVQANISKNSD; this is encoded by the coding sequence ATGTATGGTGTAACGATTACAGAATTAATTGAGAAAATGAACTTAAAGAATATCCTTCCCGATATCGATACGGACAAGGTTGTGCTGTCCCATCCGGATGTGAACCGTCCGGCGCTTCAGCTGGCAGGATTCTTTGACCACTTTGACCGGGAGCGGGTGCAGATCATCGGCTACGTGGAGCAGGAGTATATCAAGACCCTGCAAAGGGAGCGCAAGGTGGAGGTTTATGAGAAGCTTCTCTCCAGCGAGATTCCCTGTGTGCTGTACAGCCGCGGGCAGATGCCGGATGAGGATATGCAGGATCTGTGCGCCCATTACCAGGTTCCGTGCCTGGTGTCGGAAAAGAGCACTTCGGATCTGATGGCAGAAGTGATCCGCTGGCTGAAGGTGAAGCTCGCGCCCTGTATCAGCATTCATGGAGTGCTGGTGGATGTATTCGGCGAGGGCGTCCTGATCATGGGTGAGAGCGGGATCGGCAAGAGCGAGGCGGCTCTGGAGCTGATCAAGCGCGGGCACCGCCTGGTTACCGATGACGTGGTGGAGATCCGAAAGGTCAGCGATGAGACCCTGGTGGGGAGCGCGCCGGATATCACCAAACATTTTATCGAGCTGCGCGGCATAGGTATTATCGATGTGAAGGCGCTGTTCGGTGTTGAGAGTGTGAAAGACACCCAGAACATTGACATGGTGATCAAACTGGAGGACTGGGATAAAGACAAAGAGTATGACCGCCTTGGTTTGGAGGATCAGTATACGGAGTTTTTGGGCAACCGGGTGGTATGCCACAATATCCCGATCCGTCCGGGACGGAACCTGGCTATCATCGTAGAGTCCGCATCGGTCAACTACCGTCAGAAGAAGATGGGCTACAATGCGGCCCAGGAGCTGTACAACCGCGTCCAGGCCAATATCAGCAAGAATTCAGATTGA
- the murB gene encoding UDP-N-acetylmuramate dehydrogenase, which yields MENIGNKLTQILAPERVKAEEPMSRHTTFRVGGPADYFVEPETAEELRSVLQLCKEEGIPFYILGNGSNLLVGDRGYRGVMVSLGRSWSQIVVEGSILRAGAGALLSAAARQALNHALTGLEFAAGIPGTVGGAVVMNAGAYGSEMCCVLTSATVLTEDGTVRTLPLSELELGYRTSCILRNGYVVLEAEMKLEPGDESAIRARMEELAGQRRSKQPLEFPSAGSTFKRPQGYFAGKLIQDAGLRGFSVGGAQVSEKHCGFVINRGDATAADILNLCREVQARVKAQSGVNLEMEVKLLGEF from the coding sequence ATGGAAAATATAGGAAATAAGCTGACCCAGATACTTGCGCCGGAGCGCGTGAAAGCAGAGGAACCCATGAGCCGCCACACCACCTTCCGGGTAGGCGGACCGGCAGACTACTTTGTGGAGCCGGAGACCGCAGAAGAGCTGAGATCAGTCCTGCAGCTCTGTAAAGAGGAAGGGATTCCTTTCTATATTCTTGGAAACGGCAGCAATCTGTTGGTGGGAGACAGAGGATACCGCGGCGTGATGGTGTCGCTTGGCAGATCCTGGAGCCAGATTGTTGTGGAGGGGAGCATCCTCCGGGCGGGAGCCGGCGCGCTTCTGTCAGCAGCCGCGCGGCAGGCCCTGAACCATGCTCTGACCGGGCTGGAGTTCGCAGCGGGGATCCCGGGGACTGTGGGCGGCGCCGTAGTGATGAATGCCGGCGCCTATGGATCGGAAATGTGCTGCGTCCTTACTTCTGCAACGGTTTTGACGGAGGATGGCACGGTGCGGACGCTCCCGCTTTCAGAGCTGGAGCTTGGTTACCGGACCAGCTGCATTTTGAGAAACGGTTACGTGGTGCTGGAGGCAGAGATGAAGCTGGAGCCGGGGGATGAATCTGCCATCCGGGCCAGGATGGAAGAACTGGCGGGCCAGCGCAGGAGCAAGCAGCCTCTGGAATTCCCAAGTGCAGGCAGCACCTTTAAACGCCCACAGGGGTATTTTGCCGGGAAGCTGATCCAGGATGCAGGGCTGCGGGGATTTTCCGTGGGCGGCGCCCAGGTATCAGAGAAGCACTGCGGATTTGTCATAAACAGAGGGGATGCGACGGCGGCGGATATCTTAAACCTGTGCCGGGAGGTACAGGCGCGGGTGAAGGCGCAGTCCGGCGTGAACCTGGAGATGGAAGTGAAGCTGCTGGGAGAGTTTTGA
- the rapZ gene encoding RNase adapter RapZ, translating to MKLVIVTGMSGAGKTSALKMLEDIGFYCVDNLPIPLMEPFAELALQKPAPHELVALGIDIRSGEDLPQLKNVLDNWKQHSLPCEILFLDSSDDTLVKRYKETRRSHPLAGKGRVDSGIRAERKRLEFIKERADYIIDTSQLLTRELRQELEKIFLENREYQNLFITILSFGFKYGIPADADLVFDVRFLPNPFYVEALRSHTGEEAKVQAFVKKGGTADAFLVKLYDMLEFLIPNYVQEGKNQLVIGVGCTGGKHRSVTIANDLYQHLSRHEEFGLKLEHRDIRKDRKEKEV from the coding sequence TTGAAATTAGTCATTGTGACAGGCATGTCCGGGGCGGGCAAGACCAGCGCCCTCAAAATGCTTGAGGATATCGGGTTTTATTGTGTGGATAATCTGCCGATCCCGCTGATGGAGCCATTTGCGGAGCTGGCGCTGCAGAAGCCGGCGCCTCATGAGCTGGTTGCGTTGGGCATCGATATCCGCAGCGGTGAGGATCTGCCTCAGCTTAAAAATGTGTTAGACAACTGGAAGCAGCATTCCCTGCCCTGCGAGATCCTGTTTTTGGATTCCAGTGACGACACCCTGGTGAAACGTTATAAAGAGACCAGGCGTTCTCATCCTCTGGCAGGCAAGGGCCGTGTGGACAGCGGGATCCGCGCGGAACGGAAGCGTCTGGAGTTTATCAAGGAGAGAGCAGATTATATCATAGATACGAGCCAGCTTCTGACCAGGGAGCTGCGCCAGGAACTGGAAAAGATATTTCTGGAGAACCGGGAATACCAGAACCTGTTTATTACCATACTTTCCTTTGGATTTAAATATGGGATCCCGGCGGATGCAGATCTGGTGTTTGACGTGCGTTTCCTGCCCAATCCTTTTTATGTGGAGGCCCTGCGCAGCCACACGGGGGAGGAGGCTAAGGTGCAGGCCTTTGTGAAAAAGGGCGGCACGGCAGACGCTTTTTTGGTGAAGCTTTACGATATGCTGGAATTTCTGATCCCGAACTATGTCCAGGAGGGGAAGAACCAGCTGGTGATCGGAGTGGGGTGTACCGGAGGGAAGCACCGCTCTGTGACCATAGCGAACGACCTGTACCAGCATTTGAGCAGGCACGAGGAGTTCGGCTTGAAGCTTGAGCACCGCGATATCAGAAAGGACCGGAAGGAAAAAGAGGTGTGA
- the whiA gene encoding DNA-binding protein WhiA, with amino-acid sequence MSFSSKVKDELSHQLSPARHCQIAEIAAIISLCGRIQISENERYCVKIHTENAAVARKYFTLLKKTFNIRIDVSIRQGVENHRNRTYTVGVCRHEDALRVLQASKLIDRYGEIEENLSLAQNVVIMQNCCKRAFIRGAFLAAGSISDPEKFYHFEIACATEGKAVQLQGLILAFGLDAKIVQRKKYYVVYIKEGSQIVDILNVMEAPVALMELENIRILKEMRGSVNRQVNCETANINKTVSAAVKQMEDITYIRDTVGFGRLPENLQEIAQLRLSRPEATLKELGEALDPPVGKSGVNHRLRKLGSMAEKLREQRSGTGA; translated from the coding sequence ATGTCATTTTCTTCAAAGGTAAAGGATGAGCTGTCCCATCAGCTGAGCCCGGCCAGACACTGTCAGATCGCGGAGATTGCAGCGATCATCAGCCTGTGCGGACGGATTCAGATATCCGAAAATGAACGATACTGCGTAAAAATACACACAGAAAATGCGGCAGTTGCAAGAAAGTACTTTACATTATTGAAAAAAACATTTAATATAAGAATTGATGTCTCCATCCGTCAAGGGGTGGAAAACCATCGAAACCGTACCTATACGGTCGGTGTCTGCAGGCATGAGGATGCGCTCCGGGTGCTGCAGGCATCCAAACTGATCGACCGGTACGGCGAGATTGAGGAGAATCTGTCACTGGCACAAAACGTAGTGATCATGCAGAACTGCTGCAAGCGCGCGTTTATCCGCGGCGCATTTTTGGCGGCAGGCTCCATCAGTGATCCGGAAAAGTTTTATCATTTCGAGATTGCCTGTGCTACGGAAGGCAAGGCGGTCCAGCTTCAGGGGCTGATTCTTGCGTTCGGACTGGATGCCAAGATCGTGCAGCGGAAGAAATATTATGTGGTGTACATCAAGGAAGGCAGTCAGATCGTAGATATCCTGAATGTGATGGAGGCCCCGGTAGCTCTTATGGAGCTGGAGAATATCCGGATTTTAAAGGAGATGCGCGGAAGCGTGAACCGGCAGGTCAACTGTGAGACGGCCAATATCAATAAGACGGTATCGGCGGCGGTCAAGCAGATGGAGGACATCACCTACATCAGGGATACGGTTGGTTTTGGCAGGCTGCCGGAGAATCTCCAGGAGATTGCGCAGCTTCGGCTGTCAAGACCGGAAGCAACACTAAAAGAGCTTGGAGAGGCGCTCGACCCGCCGGTAGGCAAATCCGGCGTCAACCATCGTCTCAGGAAACTGGGAAGTATGGCGGAGAAGTTACGGGAACAGCGTTCAGGCACAGGAGCGTAG
- a CDS encoding HPr family phosphocarrier protein → MLKKTITIGLASGLEARPVAMLVQIASQFDSVIYVEKSSGRVNVKSIMGMMTLGMGGGEEITVSADGSDEATALEEIENYLIGKN, encoded by the coding sequence ATGTTAAAGAAGACAATCACAATCGGACTTGCATCTGGGCTTGAGGCCAGACCGGTAGCGATGCTGGTACAGATTGCCAGCCAGTTTGACAGTGTCATTTATGTGGAAAAGTCAAGCGGCCGGGTAAATGTCAAAAGTATTATGGGCATGATGACCCTGGGCATGGGCGGCGGCGAAGAGATCACCGTATCTGCCGACGGCTCCGACGAGGCTACGGCGTTAGAAGAGATCGAGAACTATTTGATTGGGAAGAATTAA
- a CDS encoding DNA polymerase III subunit alpha, whose protein sequence is MAFTHLHVHTEYSLLDGSCKIKELAVRAKELGMDSMAVTDHGVMYGVIDFYRAAKEAGIKPIIGCEVYVAPGSRFDRETVSGEDRYYHLVLLAENDTGYHNLMKIVSKGFVDGFYYKPRVDYEVLETYHEGIIALSACLAGEVQRYLARGMYEEAGKSALHYQEIFGKGNFFLELQDHGIPTQKTVNQGLLRLSRDLEMDLVATNDIHYILAEDAKPHDILLCIQTGKKVSDENRMRYEGGQYYCKSEEEMRALFPYAQEAIDNTHKIAERCNVEIEFGVTKLPKYEVPEGYDSWGYLNKLCQDGMAKRYPDDDGTLQKRLEYELGVIHDMGYVDYFLIVWDFINYAKSNQIMVGPGRGSAAGSIVSYCLEITDIDPIRYDLLFERFLNPERVSMPDIDIDFCFERRQEVIDYVVEKYGKDQVVQIVTFGTLAAKGVVRDVGRVLDLPYARCDAIAKMIPGDLGMTLDKALKQSPDLREAYQQDEEVKYLIDMAKRLEGLPRHTSMHAAGVVIGQRAMDEFVPLSRSSDGTITTQFTMTTLEELGLLKMDFLGLRTLTVIQDAVEQVERGHGIRLDMDHIDYNDKDVLAAIGTGKCDGVFQLESSGMKSFMKEMRPENFEDIIAGISLYRPGPMDFIPRYLKGKNERTSITYECPQLEPILAPTYGCIVYQEQVMQIVRDLAGYTMGRSDLVRRAMSKKKTSVMEKERQNFVYGNEAEGVKGCVNNGIDEKTANHIYDEMTDFAKYAFNKSHAACYAVVAYQTAYLKYYYPREFMAALMTSVMDNITKVSEYILTCRQMGINILPPDINEGQSGFSVSGNAIRYGLSAIKSVGRSVVDAIIKERENNGLYVSMDDFVERMGGKEVNKRTLENFIKSGALDCLPGNRRQKTMIAPEMMDQKNKEKKNALDGQLSLFDFAGEEEKEQFQITMPDVPEFPKEELLAFEKEILGIYISGHPMEEYLETWKNSITAKTTDFMVDEETGRAVVEDGARVTIGGMITGKVVKTTKTGKMMAFVTVEDMVGSVEVLVFPKDYENKRNLLIEDAKVFIQGRTSIGDDPVGKLICEQVVPFDAVPKELWLKFKDKAEYDEKQQQVFDTLRMDEGNNTVIIYLEQERAKKVLPANWKVGAGKPMILALEQILGEKNIKLVEKGLKR, encoded by the coding sequence TTGGCATTTACACATTTACACGTCCATACAGAGTACAGTCTGTTGGACGGTTCCTGTAAGATAAAAGAACTGGCGGTCCGGGCAAAAGAGCTGGGGATGGACAGCATGGCGGTTACGGATCACGGCGTCATGTACGGTGTGATCGATTTTTACCGGGCGGCGAAGGAAGCCGGGATCAAGCCGATCATCGGCTGTGAGGTATATGTTGCCCCAGGTTCCCGGTTTGACCGGGAGACGGTGAGCGGTGAGGACCGGTATTATCATCTGGTCCTGCTGGCGGAGAATGACACGGGCTATCACAATCTGATGAAGATCGTGTCCAAGGGATTTGTTGACGGCTTCTATTACAAGCCCCGTGTGGATTATGAGGTGCTTGAGACATACCATGAGGGGATCATCGCCCTGTCCGCCTGTCTGGCGGGCGAGGTGCAGCGGTATCTGGCGCGTGGGATGTATGAGGAGGCGGGGAAGTCCGCCCTCCATTATCAGGAGATCTTCGGGAAGGGCAATTTCTTTCTGGAGCTTCAGGACCATGGGATCCCCACCCAGAAGACCGTGAACCAGGGGCTTCTGCGGCTCAGCCGGGATCTGGAGATGGATCTGGTCGCCACCAACGATATCCATTATATCCTGGCGGAGGATGCCAAGCCCCACGATATCCTTTTGTGCATCCAGACCGGCAAGAAGGTCAGCGACGAGAACCGGATGCGCTATGAGGGCGGTCAGTATTACTGCAAGTCTGAGGAGGAGATGCGGGCGCTGTTTCCCTATGCCCAGGAGGCCATTGACAATACCCACAAGATTGCGGAGCGCTGCAACGTGGAGATTGAGTTCGGCGTGACTAAGCTGCCCAAATACGAGGTGCCCGAGGGATATGATTCCTGGGGCTATCTGAACAAGCTGTGTCAGGACGGCATGGCGAAGCGTTACCCTGATGATGACGGCACGCTCCAGAAGCGCCTGGAATATGAACTGGGCGTTATCCATGACATGGGATATGTAGACTACTTCCTGATCGTGTGGGATTTCATCAACTACGCCAAGTCCAATCAGATCATGGTTGGCCCGGGGCGGGGGTCTGCGGCGGGAAGTATTGTCTCCTATTGCCTGGAGATCACGGATATCGATCCGATCCGCTATGACCTGCTGTTTGAGCGGTTCCTGAACCCGGAACGTGTCTCCATGCCGGATATCGATATCGACTTCTGCTTCGAACGGAGGCAGGAGGTCATTGATTATGTGGTGGAGAAGTACGGCAAGGACCAGGTGGTGCAGATCGTCACCTTTGGTACTTTGGCAGCGAAGGGTGTCGTGAGGGATGTGGGGCGTGTTCTGGACCTGCCCTATGCCCGCTGTGACGCCATCGCCAAGATGATCCCGGGAGATCTGGGGATGACCCTTGATAAGGCATTAAAGCAAAGCCCCGACCTGCGGGAAGCATACCAGCAGGATGAGGAGGTCAAGTACCTGATCGATATGGCAAAGCGCCTGGAGGGGCTGCCGAGGCATACCTCCATGCATGCGGCCGGCGTAGTGATCGGCCAGCGGGCCATGGACGAGTTTGTTCCCTTGTCCAGGTCCTCGGATGGTACGATCACGACCCAGTTCACCATGACGACCCTGGAGGAGCTGGGGCTGTTAAAGATGGATTTCCTGGGGCTTCGGACTCTGACGGTGATCCAGGATGCGGTGGAGCAGGTGGAGCGCGGTCATGGGATCCGTCTGGATATGGATCACATTGATTACAATGACAAGGATGTTTTGGCAGCGATCGGCACAGGCAAGTGCGACGGCGTGTTCCAGCTGGAAAGTTCCGGGATGAAGAGCTTTATGAAGGAGATGCGGCCGGAGAATTTTGAGGATATCATAGCAGGCATCTCCCTGTACCGCCCGGGTCCGATGGATTTTATTCCCAGATATTTAAAAGGGAAGAATGAAAGGACCTCCATCACGTACGAATGCCCGCAGCTGGAGCCGATCCTGGCGCCTACCTACGGCTGTATCGTATACCAGGAGCAGGTTATGCAGATCGTGCGTGACCTGGCCGGATATACCATGGGCCGGAGCGACCTGGTGCGCCGCGCCATGTCCAAGAAGAAAACTTCTGTCATGGAGAAAGAGCGTCAGAATTTTGTCTACGGCAATGAAGCGGAGGGCGTAAAGGGCTGCGTTAACAACGGGATTGATGAAAAGACGGCGAACCATATCTATGACGAGATGACGGATTTCGCAAAATATGCGTTCAACAAGTCCCATGCTGCATGTTATGCGGTCGTTGCATATCAGACCGCTTATCTGAAATACTATTACCCGAGGGAGTTCATGGCGGCGCTGATGACTTCAGTCATGGATAATATCACGAAGGTGTCCGAGTACATCCTGACCTGCCGCCAGATGGGCATCAATATCCTGCCTCCGGATATCAATGAAGGGCAGAGCGGTTTTTCCGTTTCCGGCAATGCCATCCGCTACGGTCTGTCAGCCATCAAGAGCGTGGGCCGCAGCGTGGTGGATGCCATCATAAAAGAACGGGAGAACAACGGGCTTTATGTGTCCATGGATGATTTTGTGGAGCGGATGGGCGGCAAGGAGGTCAACAAGCGGACGCTTGAGAACTTTATCAAGTCCGGCGCCCTGGACTGCCTTCCGGGCAACCGCAGGCAGAAGACGATGATCGCCCCGGAGATGATGGACCAGAAGAACAAAGAAAAGAAAAATGCCCTGGACGGCCAGCTGAGCCTGTTTGATTTTGCAGGCGAGGAGGAGAAGGAGCAGTTTCAGATCACTATGCCGGATGTGCCGGAGTTCCCGAAGGAGGAGCTGCTTGCATTTGAAAAGGAGATCCTGGGGATCTATATCAGCGGACATCCCATGGAGGAGTATCTGGAGACCTGGAAAAACAGCATTACGGCGAAGACCACTGATTTTATGGTGGATGAGGAGACCGGACGCGCAGTTGTGGAGGACGGCGCCCGTGTGACGATCGGAGGTATGATAACCGGCAAGGTGGTGAAAACTACAAAGACCGGCAAAATGATGGCGTTCGTCACGGTGGAGGATATGGTAGGCTCTGTGGAGGTCCTGGTATTTCCGAAGGATTATGAGAACAAGCGGAATCTGCTGATCGAGGACGCCAAGGTATTCATCCAGGGAAGGACGTCCATTGGCGACGACCCGGTGGGCAAGCTGATCTGTGAGCAGGTCGTCCCGTTTGATGCGGTCCCGAAGGAGCTGTGGCTGAAGTTTAAAGACAAGGCGGAGTATGATGAGAAGCAGCAGCAGGTGTTTGATACCCTGAGAATGGATGAGGGGAATAACACGGTGATCATATATCTGGAACAGGAGCGGGCCAAAAAAGTCCTTCCGGCCAACTGGAAAGTGGGGGCTGGTAAACCGATGATCCTGGCGCTGGAACAGATACTTGGTGAAAAAAATATCAAACTTGTGGAAAAGGGATTGAAAAGATAG
- the pfkA gene encoding 6-phosphofructokinase: MAKKVKTIGVLTSGGDAPGMNAAIRAVVRTAINKGMNVKGIMRGYAGLLQEEIVDMTSTSVSNIIYRGGTILYTARCTEFTTPEGQQAGAEICRKHGIDGIVVIGGDGSFRGAGKLAALGINTIGVPGTIDLDIACTEYTIGFDTAVNTAMEAIDRVRDTSTSHERCSIIEVMGRNAGYIALWCGIANGAEDILLPERYDGDEQALINRIIQNRKGGKKHNIIINAEGIGHSTSMARRIEAATGIETRATILGHMQRGGTPTCKDRVYASIMGAKAAELLCDGKSNRLVAYKHGEYVDFDIQEALQMKKDIPEDQYEIAKMLVC, from the coding sequence ATGGCAAAGAAGGTTAAAACGATTGGTGTCCTGACGAGCGGCGGAGATGCACCAGGCATGAATGCTGCGATCCGTGCGGTGGTCCGCACTGCAATCAACAAGGGCATGAATGTCAAAGGCATTATGCGTGGATATGCAGGGCTTCTGCAGGAGGAGATTGTGGATATGACCAGCACCAGCGTATCCAATATCATTTACCGTGGCGGAACGATCCTGTATACGGCAAGATGTACAGAGTTCACAACCCCTGAGGGCCAGCAGGCTGGTGCGGAGATCTGCCGGAAGCACGGCATTGACGGCATCGTGGTGATCGGCGGCGACGGATCCTTCCGTGGAGCCGGGAAGCTGGCGGCGCTGGGGATCAACACCATCGGCGTGCCGGGTACCATCGATCTGGATATTGCCTGTACGGAATATACCATTGGCTTTGATACGGCAGTCAACACGGCGATGGAAGCCATTGACCGTGTCCGTGATACTTCCACATCCCATGAGCGGTGCAGTATCATCGAGGTAATGGGCCGCAATGCAGGCTATATTGCATTGTGGTGCGGAATTGCCAACGGCGCGGAGGATATTCTGCTGCCGGAGCGCTATGACGGCGATGAGCAGGCATTGATCAACCGGATCATCCAGAACCGGAAGGGCGGAAAGAAGCACAATATCATCATCAATGCAGAGGGGATCGGACATTCCACCTCCATGGCACGCCGGATCGAGGCGGCTACAGGGATTGAGACCAGGGCGACGATCCTGGGACACATGCAGCGCGGCGGTACGCCGACCTGTAAGGACCGTGTCTATGCATCCATCATGGGCGCCAAGGCAGCGGAGCTTCTGTGTGACGGCAAGAGCAACCGCCTGGTAGCATACAAGCACGGCGAATACGTGGATTTCGATATCCAGGAAGCCCTGCAGATGAAGAAGGATATCCCGGAAGACCAGTACGAGATCGCCAAAATGCTGGTGTGCTAA
- a CDS encoding DUF6145 family protein, translating to MTGNEGNMVLCGSNGYERKYYFNEEFDNLPEDVKRQLKVMCVWFTEECGGILTLEFTEDGTLEFKHATSEYDGYYDEIGADLKIKQFRQEGQEFLEALELYYRTFYLGETVGDGAE from the coding sequence ATGACAGGAAATGAAGGAAACATGGTGCTTTGCGGTTCTAATGGCTATGAACGGAAGTACTATTTTAATGAAGAGTTTGACAATCTGCCGGAGGATGTGAAGCGGCAGCTAAAGGTCATGTGCGTCTGGTTCACAGAGGAGTGCGGAGGCATCCTGACACTGGAATTTACGGAGGACGGCACACTGGAGTTTAAACATGCCACTTCAGAATATGACGGATACTATGACGAGATCGGGGCGGATCTAAAGATCAAGCAGTTCCGCCAGGAAGGGCAGGAGTTTTTGGAGGCGCTGGAGCTGTACTACAGGACGTTTTATCTCGGAGAGACAGTTGGAGACGGGGCAGAATGA